Proteins co-encoded in one Papaver somniferum cultivar HN1 chromosome 5, ASM357369v1, whole genome shotgun sequence genomic window:
- the LOC113277693 gene encoding uncharacterized protein LOC113277693: MTKGKGVLVYENAPKANRKLVLTRTRRMKVKDVGLRLFPSPDNVINISTDTIESSSRMNQASPTYTPTSPYKKSLNELFDETDPADITPDFFAVPVKTNGVRITEEDSAIFDPNVAKGLANGCLLPKDRQAYAQITDLAEIFGICNMNMYRLLSSIDRASQILKSSTAERDYVIQAALANRDQEIKRSRSEIAFKDMEIKDLNDDLRNIARKSINIFISFARH, from the coding sequence ATGACAAAAGGAAAAGGTGTTCTGGTTTATGAAAATGCTCCCAAAGCCAACAGGAAGCTGGTTCTAACGAGAACTCGCAGGATGAAGGTGAAGGATGTGGGGCTGAGACTTTTTCCATCTCCGGATAACGTCATTAATATTTCTACTGACACGATTGAGTCTTCTTCTAGAATGAATCAGGCTTCCCCGACATACACTCCGACGTCACCCTACAAGAAGTCCTTAAATGAATTGTTTGATGAAACGGATCCCGCTGATATTACTCCAGATTTTTTTGCAGTCCCTGTCAAGACGAATGGTGTTCGAATCACCGAAGAGGACTCTGCCATTTTTGATCCCAATGTTGCCAAAGGCTTGGCAAATGGCTGCCTTCTACCCAAAGATCGACAGGCTTATGCCCAAATCACCGATCTGGCTGAAATATTTGGCATCTGCAACATGAACATGTATCGCCTCTTATCTTCAATTGATCGTGCAAGTCAAATACTGAAATCTTCTACAGCTGAGCGGGATTACGTGATTCAAGCCGCCCTTGCTAACAGAGACCAGGAAATCAAACGCTCCCGTTCCGAGATAGCTTTTAAGGATATGGAGATTAAAGATCTCAATGATGACTTGAGGAATATCGCTAGGAAAAGCATAAATATCTTTATTTCATTTGCAAGGCAttag